One window of Xanthomonas sp. 10-10 genomic DNA carries:
- a CDS encoding DUF4349 domain-containing protein: MRRGMRWPGIALLVGWALCGCARPQGEMAADGGAPAPPAPPAAQGDALAYEHDVRIELPADQIGQRIAAVRTACQSAQFGTCALLAVEQDGGREPSGSVRVRTVPDGVEPLVQLAGQHGEVAARSTRAEDLAQQIADTGLAQARLQKEHARLLELQQRRDLAVSDLLALSKRLAEIEAQAQQTQQESAQQQRRIRTQLLTLNFRSTGGEQGRSEIAQATAEFGQVFSSSVAFVIRAVAALLPVALLAAIAGWLLLQAWRWRARQRRTS, from the coding sequence ATGAGGCGCGGCATGCGCTGGCCCGGCATCGCGCTGCTGGTCGGCTGGGCGCTGTGCGGGTGTGCGCGGCCTCAGGGGGAGATGGCCGCAGATGGCGGTGCCCCGGCGCCGCCAGCGCCGCCAGCCGCACAAGGCGATGCGCTTGCGTACGAACACGATGTGCGGATCGAGTTGCCCGCCGATCAGATCGGCCAGCGCATCGCGGCCGTGCGCACTGCGTGCCAGAGCGCGCAGTTCGGCACCTGCGCACTGTTGGCGGTGGAACAGGATGGCGGACGCGAGCCCAGCGGCAGCGTTCGCGTGCGCACGGTGCCCGATGGCGTCGAGCCATTGGTGCAACTGGCCGGCCAGCACGGAGAGGTCGCGGCACGCAGCACGCGCGCCGAGGATCTGGCCCAGCAGATTGCCGATACCGGCCTGGCGCAGGCACGTCTTCAAAAGGAGCACGCGCGCCTGCTGGAGTTGCAGCAGCGCCGCGATCTGGCGGTAAGCGATCTGCTTGCGTTGTCCAAGCGCCTGGCCGAGATCGAAGCCCAGGCGCAGCAGACCCAGCAGGAGTCAGCGCAGCAGCAACGCCGTATCCGCACGCAGTTACTGACGCTCAACTTCCGCAGTACGGGTGGGGAACAGGGCAGAAGCGAGATCGCGCAGGCCACTGCCGAGTTCGGGCAGGTGTTCTCCTCCAGCGTGGCATTCGTGATCCGTGCGGTCGCGGCGTTGCTGCCAGTGGCGCTGCTGGCGGCGATCGCCGGCTGGCTGCTGTTGCAGGCGTGGCGCTGGCGCGCGCGGCAGCGCAGGACGTCCTGA